One Luteolibacter arcticus DNA segment encodes these proteins:
- a CDS encoding efflux RND transporter permease subunit: MLNALIRWSLRNRAIVLCISFLILALGFKTGRELPVEVLPDLTKPTVTILTEAPGLAPEEVEALVTQPIENSLMGVSGLTRMRSTSDIALSLVYAEFEWGTDIYRARQFVQERLQVAREALPENTQPYLTPVASLMGEILLIGVSSTDGKTAPMDVRTIADWTIRMRLQSISGVAEVLSMGGGVKQAQVQPDPWRMQANGVSIEELEQAVREAATNSTGGFIDKGAQEIMVRNLAMTVELEDIARTVVKVTHGRPIAISDVAKVAWDTEPKRGDASVNGTPGVIMSVTKSPGFDTIALTEKIEAAIQELQPSLPKGVEATVLFRQRDFIDGAIGNLTNAIKEGAIMVTIVLLLFLLSLRTTFITLMAMPLSFAITLLTFKWLGLSVNSMTLGGLAVAIGMVVDDAIVDVENVFRRLKENASLASPLPKLEVIAKASGEVRNSILYATILIVLVFVPLLGLSGVEGRLFGPIAIATIVSMIASFVVSLTAIPVLCSLLLKVKTKGGEHAHEDGRLVRGLKWLLKVTLLRFSLKQPMIVIAVVSVLLAWALMLYPQMSKDFLPAFHEETVVVTTGAAPGTSLAEMENLAEAVEKQIREVPEVHHIGRRIGRAERSDHVVPISNAEFDIDFKKGEGSRSNEEILDDIRARIRTVPGTFSVLSGPLSHRISHLLSGVTAPVAVKIFGSDLATITAVGAKVQAIAKTIPGLEDAKLDQQAPIPQLRIELDRERALAHGVSPGELNSELSTLLGGNAVAQLRENQRTVDLAIRLPEEWRSEPEKIRELPIHTKTGRNIPLKLVADVREASGPSSVHRENTQRRYVISITPTQRDAGELVRQLQEKVAAEVKMPEGVFISYEGEFQAEQAAARRIAVLFAGVLAVIVLLLWSYFRSLMLALQVLLNLPMALIGSLWLTQDLVNNISIATLVGFIAVGGVAARNGIMMISHYLHLMKHEGEGFTDAMIERGTLERLVPVTMTALSAGIALIPFVMSRGEPGKEIISPVAICIVGGLVTSTLLDFAVTPAVFRLFGRKAALRALEQNAPATH, translated from the coding sequence ATGTTGAACGCTCTCATCCGATGGTCGCTGCGCAATCGCGCGATCGTCCTTTGTATCTCCTTCCTGATTCTCGCGCTCGGCTTCAAGACCGGCCGCGAGCTGCCCGTGGAAGTCCTGCCGGATCTTACCAAGCCGACGGTCACGATTCTAACAGAGGCTCCCGGCCTCGCGCCGGAAGAGGTCGAAGCCCTCGTCACCCAGCCGATCGAAAACTCGCTCATGGGCGTCTCCGGACTGACGCGGATGCGCTCCACTTCGGACATCGCGCTGTCGCTCGTCTACGCCGAGTTCGAGTGGGGAACGGATATCTACCGGGCGCGGCAATTCGTGCAGGAGCGGCTGCAAGTGGCCCGTGAGGCGTTGCCCGAGAACACCCAGCCCTACCTTACTCCGGTCGCCTCGCTGATGGGGGAAATCCTGCTCATCGGCGTGAGTAGCACCGATGGCAAGACCGCGCCTATGGACGTCCGGACGATCGCCGACTGGACGATCCGCATGCGGCTCCAGTCCATCTCCGGCGTGGCGGAGGTGCTGAGCATGGGCGGCGGCGTGAAGCAGGCCCAGGTGCAGCCGGACCCGTGGCGCATGCAGGCGAATGGCGTCTCGATCGAAGAACTCGAGCAAGCCGTGCGCGAAGCCGCCACGAACTCTACCGGCGGCTTCATCGACAAGGGGGCGCAGGAGATCATGGTCCGCAATCTCGCGATGACCGTCGAGTTGGAGGACATCGCGCGAACGGTGGTGAAGGTTACCCACGGCCGGCCCATCGCCATTTCCGACGTGGCCAAGGTCGCGTGGGACACCGAGCCGAAGCGTGGAGATGCCAGTGTGAACGGCACTCCCGGGGTGATCATGAGCGTCACCAAGTCACCGGGCTTCGACACCATCGCGCTCACCGAGAAGATCGAAGCGGCGATTCAAGAACTCCAGCCCTCCTTACCGAAAGGCGTGGAGGCGACGGTGCTCTTCCGCCAGCGCGACTTCATCGATGGCGCAATCGGCAATCTGACGAATGCCATCAAGGAAGGCGCGATCATGGTGACCATCGTGCTGCTGCTGTTCCTGCTCAGCCTGCGGACGACCTTCATCACGCTGATGGCGATGCCGCTTAGCTTTGCGATCACGCTGCTGACCTTCAAATGGCTCGGCCTCAGCGTGAATAGCATGACCCTCGGCGGGCTCGCGGTGGCCATCGGGATGGTGGTGGACGATGCGATCGTGGACGTGGAGAACGTCTTCCGCCGGCTCAAGGAGAACGCTTCCTTGGCCAGTCCCCTGCCGAAGCTGGAGGTGATCGCCAAGGCGTCTGGCGAGGTGCGGAACTCGATCCTCTACGCGACCATTCTCATCGTGTTGGTGTTTGTTCCTCTGCTCGGCCTGAGCGGGGTCGAAGGCCGGCTCTTCGGGCCCATTGCGATTGCCACCATCGTCAGCATGATCGCGTCCTTCGTGGTCTCGCTCACAGCCATTCCGGTACTGTGTTCGCTATTGCTCAAGGTGAAGACGAAGGGCGGGGAACACGCGCACGAGGATGGGCGACTTGTTAGGGGGCTGAAGTGGTTGCTCAAGGTGACCTTGCTCCGCTTCAGCCTGAAGCAACCCATGATCGTCATCGCTGTCGTCTCGGTGCTGCTGGCGTGGGCGCTGATGCTCTATCCGCAGATGAGCAAGGATTTCCTGCCCGCGTTCCACGAGGAGACGGTTGTCGTCACCACCGGCGCTGCCCCGGGAACCTCGCTGGCGGAAATGGAGAATCTCGCCGAGGCGGTAGAGAAGCAGATCCGCGAGGTTCCGGAAGTCCACCACATCGGCCGGCGCATCGGTCGCGCGGAGCGCAGTGACCATGTCGTGCCGATCTCCAATGCGGAATTCGACATTGACTTCAAGAAGGGGGAAGGTAGCCGCAGCAACGAGGAAATCCTCGATGACATCCGCGCGCGAATCCGCACCGTGCCTGGCACCTTCAGCGTGCTCTCCGGTCCGCTTTCCCACCGAATCAGCCACTTGCTGAGCGGCGTGACGGCACCGGTGGCGGTAAAGATCTTCGGGTCTGATCTTGCCACGATTACTGCGGTGGGCGCGAAGGTGCAGGCCATCGCGAAGACCATCCCCGGCCTGGAGGATGCGAAGCTCGACCAGCAGGCGCCGATCCCCCAGCTCCGGATCGAGCTCGATCGCGAGCGCGCACTGGCCCACGGCGTGTCGCCCGGCGAGCTGAATTCGGAATTGTCCACCTTGCTCGGCGGTAATGCGGTCGCGCAGCTTCGGGAGAACCAGCGCACGGTTGATCTCGCGATCCGCCTTCCAGAGGAGTGGCGAAGCGAGCCGGAGAAGATCCGCGAACTGCCGATCCATACCAAGACCGGCCGGAACATCCCGCTCAAGCTGGTGGCGGATGTTCGCGAGGCATCCGGGCCGAGTTCCGTGCATCGCGAGAACACGCAGCGGCGCTACGTGATCTCGATCACGCCGACGCAACGGGATGCCGGCGAACTGGTGCGGCAGCTTCAGGAGAAAGTCGCAGCGGAGGTGAAAATGCCTGAAGGCGTTTTCATCAGCTACGAGGGCGAGTTCCAGGCGGAGCAGGCCGCCGCCCGGCGGATCGCGGTTCTGTTTGCCGGCGTGTTGGCGGTCATTGTGCTACTGCTTTGGTCGTACTTCCGCAGCCTGATGCTCGCGCTGCAGGTGCTGCTGAATCTGCCGATGGCACTCATCGGTAGCCTCTGGTTGACTCAGGATCTGGTGAACAACATCAGCATCGCGACGCTCGTGGGCTTCATCGCCGTCGGTGGCGTGGCGGCGCGAAACGGGATTATGATGATCTCGCACTACCTGCACCTCATGAAGCACGAGGGCGAGGGATTCACGGATGCCATGATCGAGCGCGGCACGCTGGAGCGGCTGGTGCCCGTCACGATGACCGCCCTTTCCGCGGGGATCGCGCTGATTCCCTTCGTGATGTCGAGAGGGGAGCCGGGCAAGGAGATCATCAGCCCGGTGGCCATCTGCATCGTCGGCGGGCTGGTCACCTCCACGCTGCTCGACTTTGCCGTGACGCCCGCGGTCTTCCGCCTGTTCGGGCGCAAGGCTGCCCTGAGGGCCTTGGAGCAAAACGCTCCGGCGACCCATTGA
- a CDS encoding efflux RND transporter periplasmic adaptor subunit has protein sequence MKLFVVTCLGALLLPHAAFSATEGGTVLLPEQGVKNLGIEVVTVEESDFQETAFALGRIEAIPGRTGAVSSRISGRLVELRVSPGDSVTADQVVAQVESRQAGDPPPVVSLRASQKGLVMHSDARLGDPVEPDKALLEITDLSEVHAVARVPEYQAGTLKPGAKAKIKVAALGEKEFEGELLRFGTAADPESGTIDAYFMMPNPDGVIRPGMRAEFSIVKSMREGVMSVPKEALQGNPANRHVYVKHAKIPNAFDRVNVQTGDTSDDRVEIVDGLYPGDEVVTRGSYSLGFAGGGGGVSLKEAMDAAHGHKHNEDGSEMTPEQAAAAKAAGGEAGHDHGEESSAPAWREKFFMATTALLFVLLIVSSVTRRSAAKETTDPA, from the coding sequence ATGAAACTTTTCGTTGTCACTTGCTTGGGGGCGCTGTTGCTCCCACATGCCGCCTTTTCCGCCACCGAGGGTGGCACGGTGCTCCTCCCCGAACAGGGCGTGAAGAACCTCGGGATCGAGGTCGTCACGGTCGAGGAATCGGACTTCCAGGAGACCGCCTTCGCGCTAGGCCGCATCGAGGCCATCCCCGGACGGACCGGGGCGGTGAGCAGCCGGATCTCCGGCCGGCTTGTCGAACTCCGCGTCTCTCCCGGCGACTCGGTGACTGCCGATCAGGTGGTTGCCCAGGTCGAGAGCCGCCAGGCCGGCGACCCGCCGCCGGTGGTGTCGCTTCGGGCTTCTCAGAAGGGTCTGGTGATGCATTCGGATGCACGGCTAGGCGATCCGGTGGAGCCGGACAAGGCCTTGTTAGAGATCACCGACCTGTCCGAGGTCCATGCCGTGGCCCGCGTGCCCGAGTATCAGGCCGGCACCCTGAAGCCCGGCGCGAAGGCGAAGATCAAGGTTGCCGCGCTAGGCGAAAAGGAATTCGAGGGCGAGTTGCTGCGCTTTGGCACCGCTGCGGATCCGGAAAGCGGGACCATCGATGCCTACTTCATGATGCCGAATCCGGACGGCGTGATCCGGCCCGGCATGCGTGCGGAGTTCTCCATCGTGAAATCCATGCGCGAGGGCGTGATGTCCGTGCCGAAGGAAGCGCTGCAAGGGAATCCCGCGAACCGCCACGTCTATGTGAAGCACGCGAAGATCCCGAATGCCTTTGACCGCGTCAACGTGCAGACCGGAGACACCAGCGATGACCGTGTCGAGATCGTGGATGGTCTTTACCCAGGTGATGAGGTGGTCACCCGCGGTTCCTACTCGCTTGGCTTTGCCGGCGGGGGAGGGGGCGTTTCGCTGAAGGAGGCGATGGATGCCGCCCACGGCCACAAGCACAACGAGGACGGCTCCGAGATGACGCCGGAACAGGCGGCCGCCGCGAAAGCTGCGGGGGGCGAAGCCGGGCACGACCATGGCGAGGAATCCTCCGCACCCGCGTGGCGCGAGAAGTTTTTCATGGCCACCACCGCGCTGCTGTTCGTGCTGCTGATCGTCAGCTCCGTCACTAGGCGGAGCGCTGCGAAGGAAACCACCGACCCCGCTTGA
- a CDS encoding TolC family protein: MALAFTVSAVRAAPGVVVSLASVGDRVRAQNPDLAAARLRIREALGRMNQSGRLANPEIETSVSHDPRYRERKLEIGFTQRFPLTNRLRLEKQVTLAEYKASEAEVREVERQIIAEAREGVVNVLAIRQRRELLNQQSALSKEFAHFLAGVAAKGEGSPLDAGQAKLEAASLSLEMRQLDASEVAAVGTVKPLLGMMPGETLLVSGTLPAPAIPAAGANPARRPDYQAAVLQADAAAKGVALEQAKRYDDVEAGVFAGAERTEEAPEGYDKEALVGLRFKFPLPLWNKNEGAIEEAQALKERRDKEANALARSIHLEADTARAEMEQWAKLLEELGGDLIPLAEAQAKAAEDAFRQGQGDIQTVFRNREKRLQLSAAKLDALLQFNLARVRHEAASGKP, translated from the coding sequence GTGGCACTCGCATTCACGGTTTCCGCGGTCCGGGCGGCACCGGGGGTGGTGGTCTCGCTCGCCAGCGTTGGCGACCGGGTCCGCGCCCAGAATCCCGACCTAGCCGCCGCCCGCCTGCGCATCCGCGAGGCGCTCGGCCGCATGAACCAGTCCGGCCGCCTTGCGAATCCGGAGATCGAAACCTCCGTCTCGCACGACCCTCGCTACCGCGAGCGGAAGCTCGAGATTGGCTTCACCCAGCGTTTCCCGCTGACCAACCGGCTGCGTCTGGAGAAGCAGGTCACGCTCGCCGAATACAAGGCCTCGGAGGCCGAGGTCCGCGAGGTCGAGCGTCAGATCATCGCCGAGGCCCGCGAGGGCGTTGTGAATGTGCTGGCGATCCGCCAGCGTCGCGAATTGCTGAACCAGCAGTCGGCGCTGTCGAAGGAGTTCGCCCATTTCCTTGCCGGCGTCGCGGCAAAGGGCGAAGGCTCGCCGCTCGATGCCGGGCAGGCGAAGCTCGAGGCCGCCAGCCTGTCCTTGGAAATGCGCCAGCTCGATGCCTCGGAAGTGGCCGCGGTCGGCACCGTGAAGCCCCTGCTAGGCATGATGCCGGGCGAGACGTTGCTGGTGAGCGGCACTCTGCCGGCACCGGCGATTCCTGCGGCGGGAGCGAATCCGGCCCGCCGTCCGGATTACCAAGCCGCGGTGCTACAAGCCGATGCCGCTGCGAAGGGCGTGGCGCTCGAACAGGCCAAGCGCTACGACGACGTGGAGGCTGGCGTTTTCGCCGGTGCCGAGCGGACCGAGGAAGCGCCGGAAGGCTACGACAAGGAGGCGCTCGTCGGCCTTCGCTTCAAGTTCCCGCTGCCCTTGTGGAACAAGAACGAGGGTGCGATCGAGGAGGCGCAGGCGCTCAAGGAACGCCGCGACAAGGAAGCGAACGCACTGGCCCGCTCCATCCATCTCGAAGCGGACACGGCGCGCGCGGAGATGGAGCAGTGGGCGAAGCTGTTAGAGGAACTCGGCGGCGACCTCATCCCGCTCGCGGAAGCACAGGCGAAGGCGGCAGAGGATGCCTTCCGTCAGGGCCAGGGAGACATCCAGACCGTCTTCCGAAATCGCGAGAAGCGGCTCCAACTCTCCGCCGCGAAGCTGGATGCCTTGCTTCAATTCAACCTCGCCCGCGTCCGCCACGAAGCGGCATCGGGCAAACCTTGA
- a CDS encoding ABC transporter ATP-binding protein: MDHEPFLEIRDATVWRGETRALRDFSLTLRHGESVAILGPNGAGKSTLLKLLTGEVRPEANPQTVCRLFDEELWSLEELRHRIGVVMPEDVARFEREEVARDVVLSSLRGAFGRTRDMRFSAKDRAAADAAISRLGVAHLAARAFGTLSSGERRRFLIARALVHDPEVLVLDEPSTALDFTAAMGLTSVMRELLDHGHTLVLVTHHPGEIPPEIGRVILLEKGGVRVDAPKRKALKNELLSELFGLPLRVTWSDGWCEVRPG; encoded by the coding sequence GTGGATCACGAGCCTTTCCTGGAAATCCGCGACGCCACGGTATGGCGTGGGGAAACCCGCGCTCTCCGCGATTTTTCCCTGACCCTCCGCCACGGCGAGAGCGTCGCCATCCTCGGCCCGAACGGTGCCGGCAAGAGCACGCTGCTGAAGCTGCTGACCGGCGAGGTCAGGCCGGAGGCGAATCCCCAGACGGTCTGCCGACTTTTCGACGAGGAGCTGTGGTCACTCGAGGAACTGCGACACCGGATCGGCGTGGTCATGCCGGAGGATGTCGCCCGCTTCGAGCGGGAGGAAGTCGCCCGCGATGTGGTGCTTTCGTCGCTGCGGGGAGCCTTCGGGCGGACGCGCGACATGAGGTTTTCCGCGAAGGACCGCGCCGCGGCGGACGCGGCGATCAGCCGGCTCGGCGTGGCTCATCTGGCGGCACGGGCGTTCGGCACCCTGTCATCCGGCGAACGCCGTCGCTTTCTTATCGCGCGTGCTTTGGTCCATGATCCTGAGGTGCTGGTGCTCGATGAACCTTCCACCGCGCTCGATTTTACGGCCGCGATGGGCCTGACCTCCGTCATGCGGGAATTGCTCGATCACGGCCATACGCTGGTGCTGGTCACCCACCACCCGGGGGAAATTCCACCGGAGATCGGCAGGGTAATTCTGTTGGAGAAGGGGGGCGTGCGGGTCGATGCTCCGAAGCGCAAGGCCTTGAAGAATGAGCTGCTGAGCGAGCTGTTCGGGCTGCCGTTGCGGGTCACCTGGAGTGACGGTTGGTGCGAGGTCCGGCCGGGCTGA
- a CDS encoding Rieske (2Fe-2S) protein translates to MTAKRTIPVCPAAELPPGSRKIVDAGDGRSIGVFNVYGNYYALRNSCPHAGAELCRGIVTGMNEPAGVGEYHWVREGEILRCPWHGWEFDILTGRSVFCPEKVRVATYETAVETFEAGVDEAGMVVVRV, encoded by the coding sequence ATGACAGCGAAGCGGACCATCCCCGTGTGTCCCGCGGCGGAGCTGCCGCCGGGCTCGCGGAAGATCGTCGATGCCGGTGACGGCCGCTCGATCGGTGTCTTCAATGTGTACGGGAACTACTACGCCCTTCGTAATTCGTGCCCACACGCCGGAGCGGAGCTGTGCCGCGGCATCGTGACCGGCATGAATGAGCCAGCCGGCGTAGGCGAATACCATTGGGTGAGGGAAGGGGAGATCCTGCGTTGCCCGTGGCACGGCTGGGAATTCGACATTTTGACCGGGCGCTCGGTGTTCTGTCCGGAGAAGGTCCGTGTGGCGACCTACGAAACCGCGGTGGAGACATTTGAGGCGGGAGTCGATGAGGCCGGAATGGTGGTCGTGAGGGTTTGA
- a CDS encoding amidohydrolase family protein, whose product MDVSMAGENEVKTGFSLIDCDVHCVPLHADEIVSRLPAYFRTQGLVLPGGPGLPHPTGVRRVDARGPHGEPAGSLPEKMREQLLDAYGVDFAVLIEAKLLTVGVHPDTHFGNEIARAHNDWLREKWLPADPRFLGSMIVNPLDPAAAAAEIRRVAGADRIVQVVMTSASRIPLGDRIYWPIYEAACGAGLPVALHPGAEGKGVAGQFTAGFPASYLEWHTNLSQNFMAQLTSLLCRGAMSQFPELRFVMVEGGFGWVPHLLWRLDKNWKGLRSTVPWLDRPPSEYVLERVRFTSQPVEEPPSQDQLLELLHMMQAERTLMFSSDYPHWDNDSPLRAFPRLPVEMKERIFWKNAAELYRL is encoded by the coding sequence ATGGATGTGTCGATGGCGGGTGAGAACGAGGTGAAGACGGGGTTTTCGTTGATCGATTGTGACGTGCACTGCGTGCCGCTCCATGCGGACGAGATCGTTTCGCGGCTGCCGGCTTACTTCCGCACCCAGGGGCTGGTGCTCCCGGGCGGGCCGGGCTTGCCGCATCCGACCGGCGTCCGGCGGGTCGATGCCCGGGGTCCGCACGGCGAACCGGCGGGCTCCCTGCCGGAGAAAATGCGGGAGCAGCTGCTGGATGCCTACGGGGTGGATTTCGCGGTGCTGATCGAGGCGAAGCTGCTGACGGTCGGCGTCCATCCCGACACGCACTTCGGCAATGAGATCGCCCGCGCGCACAATGACTGGCTGCGGGAAAAGTGGCTGCCGGCCGATCCTCGCTTTCTGGGCAGCATGATCGTGAATCCGCTCGATCCCGCGGCTGCTGCGGCGGAAATCCGGCGGGTCGCCGGAGCGGACCGGATTGTCCAGGTCGTGATGACCAGTGCGTCGCGGATCCCGCTGGGGGACCGGATTTACTGGCCGATCTATGAAGCGGCCTGCGGGGCGGGGCTGCCGGTCGCGCTCCATCCCGGTGCCGAGGGGAAGGGAGTCGCGGGACAATTCACCGCCGGCTTTCCCGCAAGCTATCTGGAATGGCACACGAACCTCTCGCAGAATTTCATGGCCCAGCTCACGAGCCTGTTGTGTCGGGGTGCGATGAGCCAATTTCCCGAACTGCGCTTCGTGATGGTGGAGGGCGGCTTCGGCTGGGTGCCCCACTTGCTGTGGCGGCTGGACAAGAACTGGAAGGGTCTGCGTTCGACCGTGCCGTGGCTGGATCGCCCCCCGAGCGAGTATGTGCTAGAGCGCGTCCGCTTCACCAGCCAACCGGTGGAGGAACCGCCGTCGCAGGATCAACTGCTGGAACTGCTGCACATGATGCAGGCGGAGCGGACGCTGATGTTCTCCAGCGACTACCCGCACTGGGACAATGACTCGCCGCTGCGTGCGTTTCCCCGCTTGCCGGTGGAAATGAAGGAGCGGATTTTCTGGAAGAACGCGGCGGAACTCTACCGGCTATGA
- a CDS encoding S8 family serine peptidase, producing MKRPIVVFPIAKSAIRGLMPTVPVFSRVLAALAIATGLAMAEDAYVEGEVLVTFKPTVDARGAEGALARRSLAVAQRFERLSRHRGRVSTLVREKSRGTARLIAELKADPTVETVEPNYLRHVSAAASGEPDFGKLWGLRNTGQTVNGVTGIAGADTRFVDAWKLARTDGPEVVVAIADTGLDTTHPDLAGNLWTNPGEIAGNGLDDDSNGRIDDIHGFDFTGNTGIMSDSGDHGTHVAGTIGASGRNGLGITGLQFKAKLLPLKVSSDGDAISTSAILAAFDYAVDLKERGVNLVAINASFGGSSSSTTERVAIEALRDAGIVLCAAAGNESANNDSTASYPANYAVSNIISVAALTPANQLANYSNYGATTVDLAAPGSEIYSTMPLEFASQASLKIGSAVYAAAAIAYSGTTGASGITGSLHACGIGQTGQFPAGVAGNIALIQRGTLTFAEKVTNAIAAGAVAVVIYDNSSSSITTNPWTLGGSGNWIPAIRISQANGQSIVASSLPVTATFTRIINPAAAYQFLDGTSMAAPHVTGAVAFAAMNFPAETVAQRISRILTRTTAVPALTGKVATGGRLDLLKMIDTDNDSLPDWWESEEIGNLASAAASDPDGDAVTNADEFLSGSAPLDGSSKLAFASFGANTTGVSGSFPTIAGRLYQIEWSDNLSSGSWSQLGNAITGDGNPHVFTDAAATPASPRRFYRLSVISAAP from the coding sequence ATGAAACGACCCATCGTAGTATTCCCCATCGCTAAATCCGCCATCCGTGGTTTGATGCCTACCGTGCCTGTTTTCTCCCGTGTGCTGGCTGCTCTTGCCATCGCCACCGGCTTGGCCATGGCGGAGGACGCCTATGTCGAAGGCGAGGTGCTGGTCACCTTCAAGCCCACCGTCGACGCCCGCGGGGCCGAGGGTGCGCTGGCTCGTCGTTCGCTGGCGGTGGCGCAGCGATTCGAGCGGTTGTCGCGCCATCGCGGCCGCGTTTCCACCCTCGTCCGGGAAAAGAGCCGCGGCACCGCCAGGCTCATCGCCGAACTTAAGGCCGATCCCACCGTGGAGACGGTGGAGCCGAATTACCTGCGTCACGTTTCCGCAGCGGCCAGCGGCGAGCCCGACTTCGGCAAACTCTGGGGGCTGCGCAATACCGGCCAAACCGTCAATGGCGTGACCGGCATCGCCGGGGCCGACACCCGCTTCGTGGATGCTTGGAAGCTCGCCCGGACCGATGGGCCGGAGGTCGTCGTTGCGATCGCCGACACCGGTCTGGACACCACCCATCCCGACCTGGCTGGCAATCTGTGGACCAACCCCGGCGAGATTGCCGGCAACGGCCTCGACGACGATTCCAACGGCCGGATTGACGACATCCATGGCTTCGACTTCACCGGCAATACCGGCATCATGTCCGACTCGGGCGATCACGGTACGCATGTCGCCGGCACCATCGGGGCCAGCGGACGCAACGGCCTTGGCATCACCGGCCTGCAGTTCAAAGCGAAACTCCTTCCGCTGAAGGTTTCCAGCGATGGGGACGCGATCTCCACCTCGGCCATCCTTGCCGCCTTCGACTACGCGGTCGACCTGAAGGAGCGCGGCGTGAACCTCGTCGCCATCAATGCCTCCTTCGGTGGCAGTTCATCTTCCACCACTGAGCGGGTCGCAATCGAAGCCCTGCGCGATGCGGGCATCGTGCTATGCGCTGCCGCCGGAAATGAATCGGCCAACAACGACAGCACCGCCAGCTACCCGGCGAACTACGCCGTCTCCAACATCATCTCCGTCGCCGCACTCACGCCGGCGAACCAGCTCGCCAACTACTCGAACTATGGCGCGACCACCGTGGACCTCGCCGCACCCGGCAGCGAGATCTACTCGACCATGCCGCTTGAGTTCGCCTCGCAGGCCAGCTTGAAGATCGGCTCCGCCGTGTATGCTGCGGCGGCCATCGCGTATTCGGGCACCACCGGTGCCTCGGGCATCACCGGATCTCTCCATGCCTGCGGCATCGGCCAGACCGGCCAATTCCCTGCCGGGGTCGCGGGAAACATCGCCCTCATCCAGCGCGGCACGCTCACCTTCGCGGAAAAGGTCACCAATGCCATCGCCGCCGGCGCGGTCGCAGTCGTGATCTACGATAACTCCAGTAGTTCAATTACCACCAACCCGTGGACACTCGGCGGCTCGGGCAACTGGATTCCGGCGATCCGCATTTCCCAAGCGAATGGCCAAAGCATCGTCGCCTCCAGCCTGCCGGTGACCGCCACCTTCACGCGCATCATCAATCCGGCGGCCGCTTATCAATTTCTCGACGGCACCTCGATGGCCGCGCCCCATGTGACCGGAGCCGTGGCCTTCGCCGCCATGAATTTCCCCGCGGAGACTGTGGCTCAGCGGATCTCGCGCATCCTCACCCGCACCACCGCCGTCCCCGCGCTGACGGGGAAGGTTGCCACCGGCGGCAGGCTCGATCTTCTCAAGATGATCGACACCGACAATGACTCCCTGCCCGATTGGTGGGAGTCCGAGGAAATCGGCAACCTCGCTTCCGCCGCCGCCAGCGATCCCGATGGCGATGCGGTCACCAATGCGGACGAGTTTCTCTCCGGCTCCGCTCCGCTCGATGGGTCCAGCAAGTTGGCCTTTGCCAGCTTCGGCGCAAATACCACCGGCGTCTCCGGCTCCTTTCCCACGATCGCGGGGCGCCTCTATCAGATCGAGTGGTCGGACAACCTCTCCTCCGGATCCTGGAGCCAGCTTGGCAACGCGATCACAGGCGACGGGAATCCGCATGTCTTCACCGACGCCGCTGCGACGCCAGCTTCCCCCCGACGCTTCTACCGGCTGAGCGTGATCTCTGCCGCCCCCTGA